Genomic segment of Ralstonia pickettii:
GCACGTTGAGGGTCTGCAGCCGTGTCCGCTGTGCATCCTGCAGCGGTTTGCGTTCCTGGGCATCGGCGTGTTCTCGCTGCTCGCGGCGCTGTCGTCGGCCACGCGGCTGCTGTGGCACGGGCTGGGCATGCTGTCGGGGCTGGCCGGCCTGTGTGTCGCGGGGTACCACGTATCGCTGCTGCTGAACCCCAAGGCAACGTGCGGCATTGACCCGATCGAGAACTGGATCAACGCGCTGCCGACTGCCAAATGGTTGCCGCAGGTGTTCGAAGCCGATGGCCTCTGCGTCGGGCCGATGCCGCCAGTGCTGGGCCTGTCGGTGCCGGTGTGGTCGCTGATCTGGCTGCTGATTCTTTCGCTGACGCTGGTGGTGGGGATGATCCGCCGCGAGCGCCGCTAAGTCGGAGCCGCAAATCATGCAGCGCGTGCTGGTGAGTGCCTGCCTGCTGGGCCAGCCGGTGCGCTATGACGGCGGCACGGTCGTCACTGAAGGC
This window contains:
- a CDS encoding disulfide bond formation protein B; this translates as MQANSRAFFLLIAVIPFGVVGYALYLQHVEGLQPCPLCILQRFAFLGIGVFSLLAALSSATRLLWHGLGMLSGLAGLCVAGYHVSLLLNPKATCGIDPIENWINALPTAKWLPQVFEADGLCVGPMPPVLGLSVPVWSLIWLLILSLTLVVGMIRRERR